A segment of the Pan paniscus chromosome 9, NHGRI_mPanPan1-v2.0_pri, whole genome shotgun sequence genome:
cattggaaataacctaaatagtAGTATCATGGAAATGATTGTATAAGTCATTGAATATGATAGCAGTAATCACATTACAATTATGAGGGCTGTGTGCAAACAGACTTTATGGTGTATTTAAGTGAAAATGTTTTTGAATTGctttgctgggcatggtagctcatgcctaatCCTAGTATATATGCAATTGGAAAAGGGCTACAAGGAGACAAAACAGTTATTCCAGGGTTATTCCAGGGTGAATAGCTCTGATTCATCAAGACAGCATTCATTCCACCTCTTTTTCTCATAGTATAGTATGGTGTAGGTTCCATGTGGCATTAATAGATGATGTGTATCTATGAGCTTGATTATTCTGACAGCCAAATGGAGAATGGATTGAAGGGTAGACAACGTTGGAGGTGGGAAGACCAATCAGGAGGTTTTATAGTAATTAAGATGATTGGAGATAAGTTCCTGAGCTATAGCAGTGTATATAATCAGGATGGAGACAAGAAAATGACATTTAGGATGCAAAAGTTGAATAACTTAATGATAAATAGATAAGATATATGGGATGTGAGACTTGCAGATGTTGGAATGACCAGTTGATAAAGAGGAAGAGCATAGTTTAATGAATTGCTTTTGAATCAGTTGGGAGTGCCTTGGgaacatttaaatttctttctgtaGCTTAGAAGTTTAATATGTAATTCTGAAGCTCTAGGAAGAGATCTGGCTAAAGTATTTAGAGTAGTGGGCCAGAGGACAGGTCCTTGAAGAATACCAACAGTTAAGGGACAGGAGGAAGGGAACCCatgaaaaaactaagaaaaaatggTTAGCTTTCATTCAAAACAGTATTTTCCAATGTTTCACAAATCAAAGGTGTAGAAAGTGCCAAATGGAGATGTTCCAGGAATATCTGAAGTTATAAATAATAAGtagagaaaaataagtgaatCTTCTAATTTAATGTTTTCCACTGTGCCCCAGGGTTTGTTACCTCGAGGTGAGAAACCCAATCCTTTGAGGCAAAAGAACGCCAAGGTGAACCAACTCCTCAAGGTTTCGCTGCCGAAGCTTGCCAACGTGCAGCTCCTGGATACCGACGGGGGTTTTGTGCACTCGGACGGTGCCATCTCCTGCCACGACATGTTTGATTTTCTGCATCTGACAGGAGGGGGCTATGCAAAGATCTGCAAACCCCTGCATGAACTGATCATGCAGTTGTTGGAGGAAACACCTGAGGAGAAACAAACCACCATTGCCTGACTGGCTCTTATCAGTGTTAATAGCATCTCAGCTTCCTCAGATCAGTTCTATCACTGGCACTACAGAATCCTTCTCTTTCTTAAGGCACTTTGCATTGTAGAATGTTCCTGGATGTTCATATCTAGTGTTTGAAGGGGAGGAGGGATTTAAACTGGTCCTGTACATAGAAGGTTTGTTTGACAGaggagaaaaattagccaaggaagATTGTTGTTTAAATTCATTTGAAACCAGAAGGGGACTTTTTAGTTGTATGTGTAACACATTCATTGAATTATTATCACTGTTTTCTTAGGACAACATCAAGCCTAAATACTGAACAATATGAAGATTCTTTTCTTGGCCTTTCTGTGgattatgtcatatataataattATCAGAATCATTCTACTTGgctttaaaacatgttttctccaatttttttaaGGTTCATAATTTAgccttttgtttttatgttgCTTAGATTCTTATGTATACTGAATATTTTCTTAACATGTAGCATCAGGTTGAACATGCTTGTCATTCATATATGGAAGATGCTATAGTTAGAAGTGAATTTGTTCTGCTTTCTTAATCTTTTCCATGCTTAGCAGTGAAAAACAGGTTTTGCCCCAGTAGAGGGATTCTTTGGAGGGTATTATTTTTTATGCTGCTGAATATCATGTCTATAATAGACCCGTGCATGCAGCCTTTCCTCCTTATTCCCCTTCATGCCCCCCTTTCCCCTTCATTCCCCCCGCCaccccgtctttttttttttttttttttttttttggtccttgtTGACATTATAAGCTTTTAACACATTTTTGACCTAGGAGCCCTGTTGCTGGAAGTATAGTCTCCAGCCAGTTACTCTTATGATAGTACTGCTATAAAACTCATTCTTGTGTGGTGTTCTGTGCTATAGAGTCTGTGTGTTGCTGTTCATATTCGgagttctggttttgtttttcccttaaaACCTGTTAacagtttttttggggggtggggggattcAGAACTCTTGTTTCCCATTCCATAGCACCTGACATTATTTCAAGTTTTATAATATCTTAaggtgtatattttattttttttattggcttagttgttttttgttttgttttgtttgagatggagtttcactgttgcccaggctggggtgcaatggtgtgatcttggctcactgcagcctccacctcccgagttcaaatgattctcctgcctcagcttcctgagtagctgggattacaggtgcatgccaccatgcccggctaatttttatatttttattagagacgggatttcaccatgttgaccaggctggtctcgaactcctgacctcaggtgatctgcccgccttggcctcccaaagtgctgggattacaggcatgagccactgtgcctggccttattggcttagttttaaaattatcctCCAAAAATTTTGGGCCTTTTTCTGTGGGGAAACAAGTGAAGCTGCTCTTCAGCATAGACACTACCTTTATCCCATCATTTTAGTAAAAACTAGGTTTGTTTCACTTCTGAGGTGTCTTATTAATGTACTTCATCTGAGAATGTGTTGATCTTAATGTTCGAGCTATATAAGaactgccattaaaaaaaatgggaTAATAGATGGTTTTATCAGTATACCTATGGAATATGTACAAACTGGATCTATAGATATTTTGAACTGGACCAGGTGGGTATTGAAGTAACCCATCAAAATATGCTCTGCAGTGATTCCGCTTAATGTTTAAATTCAGTAACGTACTTGAAAGGCAAATTTCAGTGCTTTTGTATGTTGGAGGAGGGCTTACTGATGCGTGCTAAGACCGATTTCTGATTGAGGGATGAACCTtgggctcatttttttcttgtgaagtctctttctagaaaatttt
Coding sequences within it:
- the PAFAH1B2 gene encoding platelet-activating factor acetylhydrolase IB subunit alpha2 isoform X1 — its product is MVQLMQQYEIWRELFSPLHALNFGIGGDTTRHVLWRLKNGELENIKPKVIVVWVGTNNHENTAEEVAGGIEAIVQLINTRQPQAKIIVLGLLPRGEKPNPLRQKNAKVNQLLKVSLPKLANVQLLDTDGGFVHSDGAISCHDMFDFLHLTGGGYAKICKPLHELIMQLLEETPEEKQTTIA